Proteins encoded by one window of Kiritimatiellia bacterium:
- a CDS encoding basic secretory family protein, whose translation MDTRGVGAQKGGIYGVLVTNMSGGPLGRYRYLLFDVRATQAHHPFANTFYSEIDVQSAEPDFRAEFPAGVRGPDPFSVRTPDGQFTFAFDVRHAPELESWVRKRLSPAVVEWYPKLAEILHVENLAPPGHVQIILRPGRGVAATSGSRITANSRWIDRERNREAVGAIVHELVHVLQQYDHRPPGTPPPPGWLVEGIADYLRWFVVEPESHGADLIWLRRQQGVQLRHDAGYRISANFLDWVIRRHDPELIRHLNAALRMGRYEETLWEKWTGRTLEDLARAWRAETEQALRAQ comes from the coding sequence GTGGATACGCGGGGCGTCGGCGCCCAAAAAGGTGGAATTTACGGCGTACTCGTCACCAATATGTCAGGCGGACCGCTGGGACGTTATCGGTACCTCCTGTTTGATGTTCGAGCCACGCAAGCACATCACCCCTTTGCGAACACCTTTTACAGCGAAATCGATGTTCAGAGTGCGGAACCCGACTTTAGAGCCGAGTTTCCAGCAGGGGTCCGCGGGCCAGATCCTTTCAGCGTCCGAACGCCGGACGGCCAGTTCACATTCGCGTTCGATGTCCGGCACGCTCCGGAGTTGGAATCTTGGGTGCGCAAACGTTTGAGCCCCGCAGTTGTGGAGTGGTACCCGAAACTGGCGGAGATTTTACACGTCGAGAATCTGGCGCCTCCCGGCCATGTGCAAATCATCCTGCGCCCGGGGCGCGGTGTCGCAGCCACCAGCGGGTCCCGGATCACGGCCAATTCGAGATGGATTGACCGCGAGCGCAATCGTGAAGCCGTAGGGGCGATCGTGCACGAGCTGGTGCATGTTCTGCAGCAATACGATCATCGTCCGCCTGGTACGCCGCCACCGCCGGGATGGCTGGTCGAAGGCATTGCGGACTATCTCCGATGGTTTGTTGTTGAGCCGGAAAGCCATGGAGCCGATCTGATCTGGCTGCGGCGGCAGCAGGGCGTTCAGCTCCGGCACGATGCAGGTTACCGGATCAGCGCCAACTTTCTCGATTGGGTTATCCGGCGGCATGACCCAGAACTGATACGGCACCTCAATGCCGCCCTCCGGATGGGACGGTACGAAGAGACGCTTTGGGAAAAGTGGACCGGCCGAACCTTAGAGGACTTGGCCCGAGCTTGGCGTGCGGAGACGGAGCAGGCGCTCCGTGCCCAATGA